The Chitinophaga sp. H8 region CATCATTTGAGATTCGCTGTGGTGGCTGTTAAACACCGGGTGCAGCAGGTAAGGTGAAGTACGTTGCAGGCTGGCAGGAATATTATTACCTTCCTTCAGGTTAGCTGCCTGCACAGGTGCTGCACCAAATACTTTGATGATATCATTTACATCATTGATGGTAGCCGTTTCATCGAGGGAGATACCAATCAGGTTATCTGCCAGGTAACGGAAATTGATATCCGCAGCAGCAGCGTTAGCTTTTACAGCAGCTATATCCGCACCCGTTACAATGATGGTATCAAAGAACTGCGTGGATTTCAGCTGTAATCCTTTTGCCTGCAGGCTTTGCGCCAGCGCATTGGTCAGCAGGGATACCCTGGTGGCAATGTCTTTCAGGCCCTGAGGTCCGTGATATACTGCATACATAGCCGCCATATTAGCCAGCAATGCCTGTGCAGTACAGATATTGGAAGTAGCTTTTTCACGTTTGATGTGCTGTTCGCGGGTTTGCAATGCCATGCGTAATGCGCGTCCACCCTGGGCATCGATGCTCACCCCGATAATACGGCCGGGGATAGCACGTTTGAAATCATCCTTTACTGCAAAGAAAGCGGCATGAGGACCGCCAAACCCTAATGGTACACCAAAACGCTGTGCAGAACCCAATGCCGCATCAGCACCCAGTTCGCCGGGAGAGGTCAGCAGGGTTAATGCCAACAGGTCGGTAGCCATCGCTACATAAGCCCCTGCAGCATGCACCTGGTCTATGAAGCTACGATAGTCTGCTATCGTACCCAGGTTGTCCGGGTATTGTACCAATGCGCCAAAGTAACTTTCATCCAGCTGTGTGGTTTTGTAATCTCCGGTCACTACTTCGATATGCAGTGGGGTGGCACGGGTATATATTACATCCAGTGTTTGTGGAAACACCTGGTTGTCTACAAAAAATTTAGGGCGGGTAAGCTTATCATGGTCTTTGTTCAATGCGCTGAAGAACATGGCCATGGCTTCTGCAGCAGCAGTAGCCTCATCCAGTAGGGAAGCATTGGCAATGGGCAAACCGGTAAGATCACTTACCATGGTCTGGTAGTTCAGCAAACTTTCCAGGCGACCCTGGGAAATCTCTGCCTGATACGGGGTGTACTGTGTATACCATCCCGGATTTTCAAAAACGTTACGCAGAATTACACTGGGGGTAATGGTGTCGTAATAACCCTGGCCGATATAATTGCGGCATACTTTGTTTTTCAGGGAAACTGCTTTGAGGTGACGGAGGTAATCGCTTTCGCTGATGGCGGCTGGTATAGCAAGCGGCTGTTGCATACGGATAGCGCCAGGAACTGTTTTGCTGATTAATTCATCCAATGTTGATACGCCAATGGTACCCAGCATCTGGTTGGTCTGTGCTTCATTTGGCCCGATGTGACGGTGCACAAATTCATTTTGTTGAATATCAAAAAGATCCATGATATAGCAGGTAATTTGAAAGAATGCGCAAAACTATGATGATTTTTAGCAACCGCCAAACCGTTGTGATGATGTGCTAAAAGGCTGATTTGCCAGCCTTTAAAGAACTGTTTGATTGTCAGCTGATTGTCATATGTGAGGGGCTTTCAGGTACAGACATTCCTGTAGTATATCCGGGGAAAGCCCAGCTCCATGTACCTTACCCCTGTAAAACTGCACCTGCTTTTTCCTATCTTTGCGCCGATGAACGAATTATTAGAAAACTGGGAGGAAAAGGCACAGGAAAAGCAAAAGCAGAACAAACAGTACCTGCAAAAGCTGCAATCCAAAAGGGGCCGTGGTGTGGAAAAGCTGTTGCCCGATTTGCACGAAGAAGCTTTCAGCAATATAGACTGCCTGCAATGTGCCAATTGCTGTAAAACGATCAGCCCCCGGTTTAAGCCACCCGATATTAAGCGTATTGCCAAATACCTTGGCATGAAAGAAGCGGCGGTAATAGACCAATACCTGCTGATGGACAAAGAGGGGGATTATGTTACCAAATCCAGCCCCTGCCCGTTCCTGGATAGTGATAACTATTGCAGCATTTATCCTGCCCGCCCCGGTGATTGCGAAAATTACCCCTATACAGACAGCTACCATTTTTTTAAAAGGCCTAATATCACCTATCTTAATTCTACCATCTGCCCGGCTGTATATTTTGTGTTGGAAAAACTGAAAAAAGAATTGCCGCTGTAGTGGCAATACCTGCTGGTACACGGGCAGGAATAGCTGTCTAGGGCTTCAGGTCCAGTTTTCGCATGGCCGGAGAAATCACATAAGTGGTAATGACTACGCCGAGGGTAACGCATCCACCAAATACTACAGAAGGTACCAGTCCAATAGCGCGGGCCATGAATCCACTTTCAAAAGCACCCAGCTCATTGGAGGAACCTACAAACATGGAGCTCACGGAAGCTACACGTCCACGCATATCATCCGGCGTTTTCAGTTGCAGGATCGTTTGCCGGATAATCACACTCACCCCATCCAGTGAGCCGCTAAGTAACAGCACCAGCATAGACAGCAAGAAGCTTTTGGACAGGCCGAATACAATTATGCATAAGCCGAAACCAAATACCGCTGCCAGCAGTTTGATACCTGGCTTGTGTACCAGCGGTCTATGTGCGAGGATGAACATGGTAACCAGTGCACCCACAGCAGGCGCTGCCCGCAATAAGCCATAGCCCAGTGCATCCGTATGCAGTACATCGGTGGCAAAGGCCGGCAGCATGGCTACCGCACCACCAAACAATACGGCAAACATATCCAGTGCCAGGGCACCCAGTACTACCTTGGTTTGCCATACAAAGCGCATGCCTTTGGTAATACTTTCCACAAAACTTTCGCCCTGGGATTTATAGTAGATTGGTTTGGGTTTGATCTGTAACAAACTGATCAGGGGCGCTAAGAAAACAACTACTACCAGTAATATAGACCAGTGTACCCCAAACCAGTGAATACATAACCCACCCAGGGCCGGACCTATCACAGCGCCTATCTGCCAGGCGGAGCTGCTCCAGGTGGATGCATTGGCATACAGTGTCCGGGGTACCAGCAGGGAAAGTAAGGTAAAGGTTGCCGGACTGGTAAAGGAACGTATAATACCCCCGCAAAACACCAACGCATATATTAAAGCCAGCACCGTTGTTTTTGACAGGTGTTGGGTAGTCACATCCCAGGTAAGCAGAAATAATCCGGTGCCGATACCGAGGTAAGCAATCACACATTTCAGCAGTACGCCTCTTTTCTCCAGCTTATCTACCATATGCCCTGCAAAGGGGGCCAGGAGTACGGCGGGTATTACTTCTGCCAGGCCAATCAGGCCTAAGGAAAACGGATCCCGTGCCAGTTCATATACTCTCCACTCCACAATAGCGAATTGCATCGTGAGGGCAAATACAATGGCAAAACGTATAACGAGGTAATGGTTAAATTCCGGGAAACGAAGAGACGCGTATGGGTCGTTTTTTATATTTACCGAATTATCCAAGCTGAAGAATTTTGACGCAAAGATAGTAGAAAGAGCTTTTAGCTGTTAGCCTCCTGCATTTATTGTTTGAGCGGTTTATAATTGCGCAACTACTTACAGCTAAAGGCTAACAGCTAACAGCTAATAGCTTATATTTATAGTATGAAAACATGCCGCTTAATATTGGGTAGCCTGGTGTTTTTCCTGGCCAGTAGTTTTATCAGTCCTTTGTTGCCCGTAACGGGAACGGATGATGGTCCTCCGGCCCGTAAGGCGCGGTTGCAACTTGTAACTGACCATTTTATTTCTCCGGTAAACATGGCGGTACCGCGGGATGGTTCCGGCCGTTTGTTTTTTTGCCAGAAGGAAGGAAAGGTGTGGATCGTACGCAACGGACAATTATTAACGCAGCCATTCCTGGATGTAAGCGGGGAAATGGTGTCGATCAATCCGGGGTATGATGAACGTGGCTTGCTGGGTATGGCATTTCATCCACAGTTTAAGCAAAATGGTAAGTTTTATGTGTACTATAGTGTACCATCCCGTACCAGGGGGAGTAACCATAAAAGCCGGCTGGCGGAGTTTACGGTTACCGCCGGCAAACCTGATGAGGCCAATATGGCTTCTAAAAGGATAGTGATGGAAATAGAACAGCCGGAGTCTAATCATAATGGTGGGCAGATCGCGTTCGGGGCGGATGGTTACCTGTATGTTTCCCTGGGCGATGGCGGTGGTGGCGGCGACAGGCATGGCACTACCGGAAATGGGCAGGACCTGGGCACCTGGCTCGGAAAGATATTGCGTATTGATGTAAACGGAGATCCTTATCAGGTACCTAAAGACAACCCATTTGTGGGTAAGGAAGGGGTGAAACCGGAAATATGGGCATATGGCCTCCGGAATGTCTGGCGTTTTTCTTTCGACAAAGCCACAAACCGGTTATTTGCCGGGGATGTAGGGCAGAATAAATATGAAGAAGTGGATATCATCACCAAAGGGGGGAATTATGGCTGGCGTATTATGGAAGGATTCCACGATTTTAATGTACCTGCCGGCGCAGATAAAAGCGCGCTGATACCTCCTATATACGAATATGATCATGGGGACGGGATCAGTATCACCGGAGGATATGTGTATCATGGTAAGGCATTGCCGGAGCTGAAAGGGCAATATGTATTCGGGGATTATAATGGTAAAACATGGGTATTGGTACCGGTAGGGAATAAATGGGAAAGAGCGGAGCTGGAACTGAGCGGAAAACCAGCAGAGAGTTTACAGATTCTGAGCTGGGGAGAAGATGAGGCCGGAGAGCTGTATATGCTTACCAGTTCTTCCACCCGGGATGGGTTTAAAGGAGCAGTATATAAACTTGTGAAATAGCGTAGTATCTTTAGGTGTCCGAAGCGTTTGAAAGGAATCCGGAGAGCGTGGGGGCCGGACGAAGATATTTGGCCCGATATTAGGGTAAAAGGTGAGGAGTCCTGATGAGTGCAGTCAGAGAGGGACCAGTGGTAATAGGGGTTGCTGAGGTAGCCATGGGCAACGGTTAGCACGTGCTTTGCACGGTAATCTTTTGTTAAAAGCGAATCATTTTCGCAACTGGCGGGTGATTTTATTTTATATTTGGTAACGTGATAACGTTCACATAACGTTCAATCTGGATTATATATGAGAATGAAAGTGATTATACCCGTAGTGTTGCTGAGCATATCCGCAGGGGTGTTAGCCTTTAATAAATTAGGCCATACGGAAGATCCTCCGGGCCGTTACGAGGTGATTATGAGCCTGGTCGGTCAGATGATGAAAGAAGGGCACTACCAGCCTAAGCCAATGGACGATGCATTTTCCAAAGAAGTATTTACCAAGTATTTAAAGAACCTGGACGGGGAGAAGAAGTTTTTTCTCCAGAGTGATATAAAAGGTCTGGAAGGTTTATCCACGCATATTGACGATGAACTGAGAGGGGCACCGTTGGATTGTTTCCGCAGCATTAACGAGCTGATCAAGAAGCGGGTAGCAGAAGCCGCCGCTATTTATCCGCAGTTGCTGGCCCAGCCTTTTGATTTCACCCAGGAAGAAAAAGTAGTATTGGATCCGGAAAAGATAGATTTCCCGGCCGATGAAGCCGCCCGTAAGGAAGCCTGGCGCAAAGTGCTGAAATACCGCACATTGGAAAAGCTGACTGACCTCCAGGAAATGCGGGAGAAGGAAAAGGCTAAAAAAGATAGCAAAGATGATATCAGGACTAAAACGGATACGCAACTGGAGGTAGAAGCCCGTGATAAGGTGAAGAAATTGTACGATCGTTATTTTGACCGCTTAAAGAATAAGCAGAATGATAACGAACGCTTCAGCATGTACGTAAATGCTATCACTACTACGATGGATCCTCATACTGATTATTTCCCGCCAGCAGAAAAAAGACTTTTTGAAGAGCAGATGGCAGGTAAATTCTACGGTATCGGTGCCCAGCTGAAAGAAGAAGATGGTAAGATCAGGATTGTGAGCATTGTTACTGGTAGTCCCAGCTGGAAACAGGGACAACTGAAAGCCAATGATGTGATCCTGAAAGTAGCACAGGCAGATAAGGAGCCCGTGGATATTGCCGGTTATGATATAGAAGAAGCCGTGAAACTGATCCGTGGCGGTAAAGGAACTGTGGTAAAACTCACGATCAAAAGTGTAGATGGCACTGTAAAGGATGTGGCTATCACCCGTGGTGAAATTATCTTGGATGAAACCTTTGCGAAGTCTGCTATCATCAATGGAGAGCATAAGATCGGGTATATCTATCTGCCTGAATTCTATAATGATTTTAATGACCGTAACGGTGCTCGTTGTGCCGATGATGTAGCTAAGGAAATACAGAAGCTGAAAGCGGAAAAAGTAGATGGTGTGATTCTGGATCTGCGTTTTAATGGCGGTGGTTCTTTGCAGGATGTGGTACAGATGGCCGGGTTCTTTATTCCGGAAGGTCCTATTGTACAGGTACGTTCCCGTGGTGGTGATGCTGTAGTGCTACGCGACCGGGATAAAAATGTACAGTATGATGGTCCGCTGGCTATAATGGTAAATGAATACAGTGCCTCCGCTTCCGAAATTATGGCTGCAGCCATGCAGGACTATAAGAGGGCGGTGATCATTGGCAGCACGTCTACCTTCGGTAAAGGCACTGTACAGCGCTTGTTTAACCTGGACGACTTTTACCCCAGCAAAGATCCTAACAGCAGCCTGGGTGGATTAAAACTTACCCAGCAGAAGTTTTACCGTGCAAACGGTGGTTCTACGCAGCTGAGAGGGGTAGCATCAGACATCGTATTACCTGATCCTTACTATGAAGTAGGGGAGAAGAAAGATAAAGATGCACTGGCCTGGGATGAAATTCCTAAAGCTACTTACACCCCCTGGACTAATCCGGTAGATGTAGAAGCATTACAGAAGGGAAGTGCAAAAAGAGTAGCTGCAAGTGCTGCCTTTAAACTGATGAATGAAAATATCGCTACTGTCAGGAACCTGGAAAAGCAGGAAACCTATTCGCTCAATATGCAAACGTTTAAAGCAGAGCAGAAAAGCAATACAGCTGCTTTAAAGAAATATGATGCGGTGAATGACAAGGTGAAAGAACTGAACATCGTGAACATTAAATCCGACCTGGATAAAATGTCTGGTGATTCTTCCAAACTGACCAGGAATAAAGACTGGATCAAGTTCCGGGCAAAAGACATTTACCTGGATGAAGCGGTAAATGTCATGAATGATCTGATTGTACTTTCTTTACCTAAGATGAAAAGGAAGTTGCAGGAAAACTAACATAAAATATCTTGCTATATAAACAGCGCCGACCGTAAAGTGAAAAGCACTTTGGCCGGCGTTGTTTTTTATGATGGAATTTATTCTGCTTTGAGTGCTTTCACGGGGTTGGCCAAAGCTGTTTTGATACCATGAAAGCTTACCGTGAGGGCAGCAATGACAATGGCCAATATGCCTGCCAATGCAAACATCCACCAGGATAATTCAATCCGGTAGTCCATGCGCTGCAGTATTTGCTGCATAGCCCATCCTGCCAGCGGTGCCGCCAGGATAAAAGCTATCACTACCGGTTTCAGGAAGTCTTTTGATAAGGCCAGCCAGATACT contains the following coding sequences:
- the gcvP gene encoding aminomethyl-transferring glycine dehydrogenase codes for the protein MDLFDIQQNEFVHRHIGPNEAQTNQMLGTIGVSTLDELISKTVPGAIRMQQPLAIPAAISESDYLRHLKAVSLKNKVCRNYIGQGYYDTITPSVILRNVFENPGWYTQYTPYQAEISQGRLESLLNYQTMVSDLTGLPIANASLLDEATAAAEAMAMFFSALNKDHDKLTRPKFFVDNQVFPQTLDVIYTRATPLHIEVVTGDYKTTQLDESYFGALVQYPDNLGTIADYRSFIDQVHAAGAYVAMATDLLALTLLTSPGELGADAALGSAQRFGVPLGFGGPHAAFFAVKDDFKRAIPGRIIGVSIDAQGGRALRMALQTREQHIKREKATSNICTAQALLANMAAMYAVYHGPQGLKDIATRVSLLTNALAQSLQAKGLQLKSTQFFDTIIVTGADIAAVKANAAAADINFRYLADNLIGISLDETATINDVNDIIKVFGAAPVQAANLKEGNNIPASLQRTSPYLLHPVFNSHHSESQMMRYLKSLENKDLSLNTSMISLGSCTMKLNAATEMIPLSWSHWSKMHPFAPKDQVGGYLQIADELGDYLSKITGFDACSLQPNSGAQGEYAGLLVIRQFHESRGEGHRNIMLIPISAHGTNPASAVMAGFKVVVVKALENGYIDVADLKAKAEAHAKDLAGIMITYPSTYGIYEESVKDICATVHQYGGQVYMDGANMNAQVGLTAPGLIGADVCHLNLHKTFAIPHGGGGPGMGPICVAKHLAPFLPGHVSLQADAKANAVSAAPFGSASILLISYAYIRMLGTTGVKMASEYAILNANYMKARLEKSYDILYSGSGGTCAHEFIVDLRPFKASAGIEAEDVAKRLMDYGFHAPTLSFPVPGTIMIEPTESEDKAELDRFCDALLSIREEIRAVENGSADKQNNVLKNAPHTQFVITADDWSLPYGRQQAAFPLEYVKANKFWPAISRVNNTHGDRNLICTCEPVSAYEEAEA
- a CDS encoding YkgJ family cysteine cluster protein; amino-acid sequence: MNELLENWEEKAQEKQKQNKQYLQKLQSKRGRGVEKLLPDLHEEAFSNIDCLQCANCCKTISPRFKPPDIKRIAKYLGMKEAAVIDQYLLMDKEGDYVTKSSPCPFLDSDNYCSIYPARPGDCENYPYTDSYHFFKRPNITYLNSTICPAVYFVLEKLKKELPL
- a CDS encoding MFS transporter — encoded protein: MDNSVNIKNDPYASLRFPEFNHYLVIRFAIVFALTMQFAIVEWRVYELARDPFSLGLIGLAEVIPAVLLAPFAGHMVDKLEKRGVLLKCVIAYLGIGTGLFLLTWDVTTQHLSKTTVLALIYALVFCGGIIRSFTSPATFTLLSLLVPRTLYANASTWSSSAWQIGAVIGPALGGLCIHWFGVHWSILLVVVVFLAPLISLLQIKPKPIYYKSQGESFVESITKGMRFVWQTKVVLGALALDMFAVLFGGAVAMLPAFATDVLHTDALGYGLLRAAPAVGALVTMFILAHRPLVHKPGIKLLAAVFGFGLCIIVFGLSKSFLLSMLVLLLSGSLDGVSVIIRQTILQLKTPDDMRGRVASVSSMFVGSSNELGAFESGFMARAIGLVPSVVFGGCVTLGVVITTYVISPAMRKLDLKP
- a CDS encoding PQQ-dependent sugar dehydrogenase, which produces MKTCRLILGSLVFFLASSFISPLLPVTGTDDGPPARKARLQLVTDHFISPVNMAVPRDGSGRLFFCQKEGKVWIVRNGQLLTQPFLDVSGEMVSINPGYDERGLLGMAFHPQFKQNGKFYVYYSVPSRTRGSNHKSRLAEFTVTAGKPDEANMASKRIVMEIEQPESNHNGGQIAFGADGYLYVSLGDGGGGGDRHGTTGNGQDLGTWLGKILRIDVNGDPYQVPKDNPFVGKEGVKPEIWAYGLRNVWRFSFDKATNRLFAGDVGQNKYEEVDIITKGGNYGWRIMEGFHDFNVPAGADKSALIPPIYEYDHGDGISITGGYVYHGKALPELKGQYVFGDYNGKTWVLVPVGNKWERAELELSGKPAESLQILSWGEDEAGELYMLTSSSTRDGFKGAVYKLVK
- a CDS encoding carboxy terminal-processing peptidase codes for the protein MRMKVIIPVVLLSISAGVLAFNKLGHTEDPPGRYEVIMSLVGQMMKEGHYQPKPMDDAFSKEVFTKYLKNLDGEKKFFLQSDIKGLEGLSTHIDDELRGAPLDCFRSINELIKKRVAEAAAIYPQLLAQPFDFTQEEKVVLDPEKIDFPADEAARKEAWRKVLKYRTLEKLTDLQEMREKEKAKKDSKDDIRTKTDTQLEVEARDKVKKLYDRYFDRLKNKQNDNERFSMYVNAITTTMDPHTDYFPPAEKRLFEEQMAGKFYGIGAQLKEEDGKIRIVSIVTGSPSWKQGQLKANDVILKVAQADKEPVDIAGYDIEEAVKLIRGGKGTVVKLTIKSVDGTVKDVAITRGEIILDETFAKSAIINGEHKIGYIYLPEFYNDFNDRNGARCADDVAKEIQKLKAEKVDGVILDLRFNGGGSLQDVVQMAGFFIPEGPIVQVRSRGGDAVVLRDRDKNVQYDGPLAIMVNEYSASASEIMAAAMQDYKRAVIIGSTSTFGKGTVQRLFNLDDFYPSKDPNSSLGGLKLTQQKFYRANGGSTQLRGVASDIVLPDPYYEVGEKKDKDALAWDEIPKATYTPWTNPVDVEALQKGSAKRVAASAAFKLMNENIATVRNLEKQETYSLNMQTFKAEQKSNTAALKKYDAVNDKVKELNIVNIKSDLDKMSGDSSKLTRNKDWIKFRAKDIYLDEAVNVMNDLIVLSLPKMKRKLQEN